TAGCTCCGCCTGGCTTGAGAAAAGCTACTCGAGCTGCATGCCTCCTGTACTCCGGGTCTCCCCCACCTCGCATATCCTACACTCTCAcggttctccctcccccccacctcgcctctcctcccctccctgctctaacttCCATCTGGGTCTGGATGAANNNNNNNNNNNNNNNNNNNNNNNNNCGTCGGAATGCTCAGCCCGTGGAACGCCGCTTGTTTGGGCCAGGAAACAAGCGCTGAGTGTGGATATCACGATCGTGCATGGAAGTATGAAATGACGAGCCAGTGGCTGCAGGAAACTTTCAGATGAAGAAAAAGCACTCATTTGGACTTTGTGAGGAGCTAGCCACCCACCCTCGGCGCCAAGGACACGAGATtggagagctgccctgtcagtggagaagcggtggcTATTGCAACCCTGGAGAAGTCGGCGAACTCCAGACGTAACGATCGTCACCGACCAGTTTGAAGTGGGAAgttcgaccgttggaatcgtgttggaTGCAGTTTGGCAGAACCTtaaattgcatcctgctaagaagaattGTGCTCGGGAAACGTGCAGGAACTCTTCTGATTGCTTTGCCACAAATGGGAATTTCCCCTAACTGTGAAGgcatagatgggacgcatattcctatctggcaccaccccacctaacatcccgagtacattaatcggaaggggatATTTCTGTTATGGTTCTTCCAGGAGTGGCACTAAGTGAACGTTTCTTGACATTTATCAACCGACttcagtggggtcacccccaagtattgcgtccagctccttgtaaaaatggcaggtcatgggggcagcacctgagcggcggtttccctcgcgggctttgcaataggcactccgcagcttctttactttaaccctgcactgcaccacgtcccggtcatggcccctttccatcatggcctttgatatctgcccataggtatcataattcctacggctggagcgcagctttGACTGCACACcttcctcaccaaaaacactgatgaggtccagcaactcgccattgctccatgctggggctcgtttggagcatggaggcatggtcactgattgattgcactccacatctggctgagcaaacaggaaggggatttttaaaattcctggggcatttaaagggcgggtcacctgagaccagggcagtagagtgcgaattgatgagcagagtggctgaacaggcattctgggatacctccaaatacctctggaggccaattacagcgcttttggtggccacacttgatgagcagcgctgcatcaccagtgctgcaatcgttataccccaagcagaccaggtgtacagccagcgctgcagccagggagttgcagcactggatgtgccttgcaggtgtagacggttactaagttgcagcgctgtaaacccaccaccagcactgcaactctccagtgtagtcaagccctGAAAGTTTATATGTGTGTACTGAATAAATCTAGCAATGGGAGTCACCCTCTCTTTACCCCACAGGGAAGTTGCTCTGAATTTGGCTCCTCTGGGGGCTCTGAACGTAGTACATACTGTTCCTTCAGCCGCTGCCCTGGGGTCATCTATAATATTTGCCTGTCTGGAGCTGTGTATCTATAGCCTTCACTCAGGTTCAGTTGAGTCTGCAACTAAAAATACCTCCTGTTGGCTTGCACAGGCAGATCTTTGCTGTTCGTGTGATCCTGTGATATTACATGATACTGCAGACACCTCATTCATGTAGGAGCTTTGTCTTTCGTTAGACTGTGTACAGCTCTCGCTAAAATAACTAGTGATGTGTGTCATCACTATCAGGTGGAGAGAATGCCTGTTGGTGGAGGTGTTATGCTGAAAAAACATGCACCACCCCTCCGCCCCGCATCATAACCGGGAGCaagcagcctgcagcagctgcttttaTTCACAGAGTAGTGAAACTCTAGCAACAGACTGTCTTGCTTTTACTTACTTATAGACTTTTCTgttgtgctcatcactgtagtgtcaGAGTATTTCATCTGCACTAATTAATTTATCCTCttagccccattgacttctgaTATGGTTGCCTTTCTGAAAATGGGGGCTAGATGTCTGATCTTGGACTCTTAAAAACTGAGACATCCCAAAGCAATGGCCCCTTCTGAACATTTTTGCCTATACATCTGGCTGAAGAtcatgcactggcagagctaagaatacagctcagatctcctgaatcctgGTCCAGTGCTTCAAACACAAGATCATCCTTTCTGTCCAGCAAGGTTTTGTAATTCACCAGGATTAATATTATACCTGATCTCCAGAAAAAAACCACATCTGTTTCACATGAGGTATCACCTCTTTGGCTCTCAAACTTCCATAAAAAACCCTGATAACAGATCATTGCACCTACAAAAATCACTCCGTAGATAAAGAGGTGGCAGCACTTGAGATGACATGGGGATTTCTGGAGTGATGTCTACAACTTCTAAATTCAGGCCCAGCAAACTGGATTTGCCCTAGATTTCATAGTATGTTTGGTGAAATGAaggtagaacataagaacggccatagtgggtcagaccaaaggtccatctagaccagtatcctgactactgacagtggccagtgccgggtgccccagagggaatgaacagaacaggtaatcatcaagtgatccatcccctattgcctattcccagcttctgggacaTCATCTGTCTCCTACTTCCTGCCTTCCCATTGTATCTCTCCACACTTTAGCCCTGGTAACCCCAAAAGTGTCAGATCATGCAAGATGGAAGACAAAACAATGCTAATACTTACCACTTCTATAATAGCttccattcaaggatctcaaagccctttacaagaTGCGTATgtattactatccccattttacagatgaataaacTGGCATGGAAAGGTCTccgtaacttgcccaaggtcacacagtgaatcagtgcaGAGTCAAAGGCAGAACAAggttcctgactcccagttttctGATTTCAAATACAATGTAGGCAGACTCCAGATAGAGAGCaatggcggggggtggggtggcagctCATGGACAATGTGTGTCACAGAAGCCCACAAGGAAGCATTTCCAAGCTGCACCTGAGCTATACTATTTTAGGAGCATATATTACACTTACTGGAAACTAGACATTGCATTTCAAACTGATCTTTCCCTGGGGAAAATTTTGAAAACTATACACATTCCACCCTTCTTTTACAGTGAAAGAGGGACAGCAGCTGCCTTAGCTGCAAAGCCCTGACTGATTCAGGTAACCCTCGgagaaaaatagttttaaatatgaGAATGTTTCCTTGTAAGGAATTGTCCAACCTGCTTCTGTGAAAAACAGATCAAGTCAAATCTTGCTGTGTGTCTGTGGAGATGTGGGCAGAGCTCAGCTCATTGGAAGAAATGGCTCTGAAATAATCAGTGTGAATTTGTAACACAAGGTGATGGTCGTGAGGAAGAATCTAGGTTGGAGGGAGCTCATTCTAGTTTCCAATTAATTAGATTGTTTGCTGGTTGGACCAGttcagtgaggtggaaaaaaCGTGAGTCTcagaaatatgatttttttgttaTCACAAGGGCTCAGAGCCTGAGGGGAAGCACGCTTGCTCTTCTGTGCTCTGAAAAGGGGTGACTTTGATGCCAGATTGATTGATGTCCttggagactgaaatcctcttTCCTCAAGATAGCAGCAGACaaagctccccgccccccactatGGCTCAGTCCTGACCACCAATCCTTCTAATCATTGCAGCTCATCTGAGAGTGGGGCCAACTTTGATGTAAGGCTTTGGTGATGATGAAGCTGGTATGAGATCCATGAACCTGAAGTAACACAGGGCTCTGTCCCATGGGGTCATTACCCACTCGGAAAAAGTTTAAACACTGAAGCCACCTTAATGTTACCAGATCCTGCCAGTTTGGGGCTTCAGCACTCCATATTCTACTATCCAAATGGATAACAAGTCTAGCTACTGCTACTGTACCAACCTCACACACATGCCCAAACCCTGGCACAGCAGTGCTGCACAAAGCTGGATGATCTCTGTATAATCAGTGAAATTTTAGGGCTTGGAGCCAAAAATTGGCAGGATTGAAGTGCTAGATCTTGGTATTTTCAGTGGCCTCAACTGGGATGTGTTATGTGTTTGTTGTAAATGGTACATCTACCCTTTATGCAATAGAATTAGGGGGTCTCATCACTGTCTGGATTTGGGTGCCAGATCTAGGTATTGTGGCACTGTTGTACTGGGTTTCCTCAGGATATGGGGGCTGGATGCAATAGGAGGGACTAGGTTTGTTCTCTGTGTAAGTCGTGGAattttggggagaaggggggcgTGTCAAAAACTGGCAGGATCCagctttctccttcccctcttttcCTCACTCCCCAGGATTTGGCACCAAACCCTCCCAGTCCACGTGACTCCGGACTCTGAAGCAGCAGCTCCGGAATGTCCCTTTGCACCTAAACTCCAGATTACAATAAGGGAGCGAAAGGCCCCAAGGGAGAGGGGCCCAGCCGCAAGCTCTCTGGTTACTGGGGTGCAGGGCGCATGCAACCCTCAGGGCCAGGAGCATGGGGAAAGCCAAGGCAGGCTCTGGCCGGAAATCTCGGGGGAGAAGCCCAGCCGCAGCGTCTCCGGCTGCTGCAGCCCGCTCCCTGCGGGGGAAAGAGAGCAGTCGGGTAGGCGAGAAGCCTGCGGCTCCCCGGGAGAGGCCAGGCGAGCCGCTGCTGCCTCCCCCGGCGTTGTGCCTGCTCGATCTGGGCGCGCAGCGGGAGCGCTGGGTGAAGTTTCAGGAGAGGCAAAGCCTGACGTGTGAGGAGGCAGCCAGACTCCTGCTGGACACCTTGTGAGTATAAGGAGGGGGACGGGAGTCCCCAGGCGCTGAGCTCTTCCTGCCGAGGCAGGGCAGGAACGAAACCCACGCCCCCACCCCCGGCGAGCTAAGCTGTCACTGTGGCGTGCTGCTGCCGCTTAAGGGCTGGGGCGGGTCAGTGGGGTAGGTCTGCATATTGCTGGGGGCTcacctacattttttaaaatcttccctccTGGCCTGAGGGGTAGGGCGCTCTCTGAGTGCAGCACCGGTTGGGTCAGGAATCTCTCGCGCCCCAGGATTTCTCTGGAGGCAACAATGTGGTTGTGcagattattttatttgtgttattTTTTGTGGCCCCTCTGCACGGTTTTGACccactcctctgaagtcaatgggagcggGCCCGTGATTGTTAGAGCTGGGGTTAGGacagaatatttttcttccctAGACCCCCATCTACCCTGTGGCTTTGAAGGGGGCTGCACCCCCTTGGGCTCAGCTGGGTGTAACCCACGACTGCTAgacctccttctctccctctttgcGTTCTGTGTGTGGTATAAACCTACAATTCGGTACTTTTATACAAAAGACATTAATGTATCTATGTAACTAAATACCAACCCCTCATTAGGAATGTTGATTCCAGCCAGGCTAGTGCTGGTCTGATAAGTGCCTGGTTAATAATGAATTGAGTCAGAAGGGTCATACATCTACAACCCATGCTTCTGTGGGTTTGGAGAGAATGATAGTAGAGTTTTTCACAATTTTTCCTTCACTTTTTGCTTTAGCCACATAAATGACTTCTGTGAATCCATGTGCAGAGTAAAATGTGGATTTTATGGGAAGTTAACAGCAAACTTTTTCTTGCTCAATAAGTAAACCAATACATGGAGGCTAAGCCTtccaaaaacatgtttttttgcAGGACACATCCAGCTTTCTTTTGATTCTTAATGGCAATGCAAATAAGTGTTATCTGGCAGTGTTATCCAGACATTTTGCATTGAGATTTATCTAAGTGTTTCTAAAATGCTTATCAATTTAATATCTAGATGTTGATTTTGGTAATAATGTGGGAAGCTCATTGCACACATCTTACAACCACATCCAGAGAAGTTGTCATGGCTAGACATACAACAGCTCTGACTGGACAAATGTCTCTGTTTTGGATTCAGATTTAGGGGCCAAGTACAGTGTTGGATTTAGTCAGACTACGTAATTATCTTCAAAAAGGCTTTCTTTTGTATTTCTGCAGTTTCTCAGCCCAGAATCTCTGCCCCGTGTCACATTTGCTGTACTTGAAGCTTGTCCGTATTATTCTGCAATGTAATATTCCTAGTGTCAGCATTTTTACAGTGATAAACATTGGCTTCCGTGGAGCCACACAATTTATCTTCTTCCCATGGAATTTATGGGCTGTTATCCTTAATCTGTTCATGTTTCAGGGACCTCATGTCAAAGGGAAGTAAAAATCCTCTTATCCTGTTCTTTTCTGTTGTCTACAGTGACACATCTACCAAGCTCATAATCTAATCCTGCTGTCCCATCTGAACGTGTAATATAGTTATATTTTTGTTATTCTCATTAATAAATTTGAACAAACTGTCAGTACATGCAGTTGATAACATGAAAAGGGACTTGGTATTTTTGTGTCTGACCTGGTATGTCGATTTTGCTAAGTTACCATGGTAAAGTCCTAAGGGAGTGAAAGAAATACACAAAGGAGAGTATCCTTGAGTCTGTGAGTGCAGCTGGGAGACttcaaaaacatattaaaatgttttaaactaaTTAAATTCTACTTATTGTCTCTGTTTCCAGATTCTGAAATGGAAGCAAGTTAGTGATGCTTTCTATCTAGAAAGAACATCAGACTGGAGCAGAATTGGTGGGAACATGGGAAAATTCTATTCTTAATTTCACTGGTGTAATCCTGACATAATTTGACTGAATTCTATGAGTAACTCTAGATTTACTACTGTAACTGAGGTCCGAATTTGGACATGTGTTTGGGGGAAGGTGGGTCTGCTTCAGTTTGGCCCCCATTGCTGAGTGGATAATGACTCTGGTAGAGTTGACTGTGACACTATAAAATCTCAGTGCTTCCTTGGGCAACAAGAAATGTCTGATCACAAATCTTCTCTTTGTGTGCGTGTACCTTTTCTCTGTCCAGTGAGTACAGAGGCCTGGTGAAGCATACAGGAGGCTGTCACTGTGGAGCTATCCGCTTCGAGGTTTGGGCATCAACAGATCTGCATGTTTTTGACTGCAAGTGAGTGGTTTTTATCTGAATCTGAATAGCCAAATACTTTGCCCTTCTCTAGCACGtcccatccaaagatctcaaagtgtttacGAAACAGAAATCCACTGGAATTTGGTATAGTAGCAGAACAGATGTCTAACCTATTTCCTGTAGGGGGCAGCCCCAGCTCAGTTCAGATCCTCCGGTAGGTCAGTACTGTTGATTTCACATGCTGGTTCTGCAAGTACACAATGTGCTGATTGCCAGAGAAAGGAAGGTGCCCGTGCACTTCTACTTTCTGGGCAGCACAGTGGCAGCTTCGTGTTTTCTTTTATGCCCTAGCTGAAGGGGTGAGGCTGTGGCAAAAGCTGCACTTGTCAGGGAGATAACAAGTGCTTGGAAAACAGCTCAGAACAGGGAGACTGTAGCAGTGTTGGGGCTACAGGGATCCTTACTGAGATCACTACTTGGTGTGTGATTTCAGGCAATTTTAGCAGACTGTTGAGGATGGGATCTGTCTCTCAGAGGCCAGAAACAGTAGACataaaaaaagtcaaagaaattCCCAGTTTTTAAGCTTTGTGGAATACTAGCTATGGTCCTAATACAATGTGCAATTAAATCCAGAAGAAAAATTCCGTTGACTTCAACTGCTCAACCTGGGGAAAATATTAAATGTCCTTTATGCAAGTGGAAATTCAGAtcaaagtgacttgctcattaCAGTTTGGTAAGATGTGATGATTATTATTACATAGTCTACAACTACTACAGTTAATAATtacacagacttcctctgtgatccTGGAAAGTCACTacatctatgcctcagtttcctcagccaCACAATGAAGACAGTAATACTTGCATATCTTGCATGGATGCTGTAAAGCTAAATAAATTTCATGAGATTCATGAATGGAAGGTTCTAAACACATGCAAAGTGTTATATTTAGTATCATTAACAGTAATATCTTACATATATACAGAATTTTATTGtggaaagcattttacaaactccTATACATACAGGAACCACTTACCCCACTACTAAAATGTAGCCACATCTGAAGTAAAACATGGCAGATGTTTAACAAGATTTTGCACATCAAGGAGTACAGAATACCAGCTCCATATGAGACTGCAGAGGGAAATATAGGTAAGCAGAGTGCAAAAACTTACATTGGAATTCAGCCACAGTTTCATGATTCATACCTGTGCTTGTACAAAAATTGTCAAGGTTTTAACAACCAGAAATACTCAGAACCTCTGTTTTATACttcatcaaaacaaaatgctttcCAACAGATCTCTCAAGGGTGTGGGGTTTGATCCTTTCTTGGCATTCTCTTATCAAATGGAGAACACATTACTACCAACATGTGGTGAGGGATATATATTCAAGTCCTATAAAATAGTCTAATTTCAGTATGGTCTTTCCACCGACTCAGAATTAGTTTCTCTGTATTCCAGATGTCACTATAAATCTGTTTCCCTTGTTTGCAAAGTAATTAATATTGGTAGCATTTGGATTAAGTTGGCAAACTTTACATGAATTTCTCAAGGCCACAGTTTAGCATTGATCTATCCACTGAGAGTTGTACTGTGGAGAGAAGAGAGTTATGTAGCTCTCAGTGTAGATAAGCTTACTTTCCCTACTACAGGAAAACATAAGTCTCTAGGTgaatacatgcacacacaaatacatatGTCATAGTTGCAGTCTGGCCACTCCCATCATCAAACCTGATGTTTGCAATGTTGTAGCCGtgttgtgtctctaatatcctgggatcaacgtAGGTGAGTTAATATcatttattagaccaacttctattgAATCTCATCTCTCTGATATCCACCCTGATGACAACCAGGTAAAAATAATTATAGTTTTCAGTGAAATCTAACTTGTTGAGAGCTTTAGGCTGGATACGATTGTTACATTGCAGGTTATAACTGCCTATAGAATagtcatgttttttttctttttctttcccctcgTACAGTTGCAGTATTTGCATAAAGAAACAGAACAGACACTTCATTGTCCCGGCTTCACACTTCAAGCTGCTGAAGGTGGGTTAGGGTTTATGAATGCAGTGGGTGTGGGTACCTGTAAAGATATTTGATTATGAAAGATTCAGGTGGTGGTCAGCTTTGTATCATAAATTTGCCTGTGAGAGATGTGTTTGGAGATACGAAAAATCCATTTGGATCCCAGGAACCTGGCTGTATGTGTTTGTTATCGTGTCTCAGAATGGAAGTTCCATGTTTGAAAAGTGACTATACCTGTTCAAAAGATGAGGCAGGGATGTATGTACACCTGAGGAGTGGCAGTGCCACCAGGTAAATGTGCTTAGTCCATGTTACATTGATGACAAAGAGCATTACTGTCACACTCCTACTCCTAATGGGCTAAGGACCTGAGCAAATGCCCATCACAATCTGTATGAGTCTTGATTTATTGGGCTGTGGATTGGGTTCCAATGCATTGCTATAAAGAATTCTGCCTCTATTTTAGATCAGCTTCAGACTCCCttaacttgatttttaaattctGATTACAAGCTTAactcttttacattttaattgttaCAAGGGCATCTTACAGGTTAGGCTCTTGGATTCCAAGTTTTCCGAGGACTGTAGCTCTTAGATTAATTTTTCTCGGCTTCTAGCACCatttaatttgattttcttttatagttGGATGGTCTCAGGTAAACACAGAAATTTTTGTCAACTGCTTCTGGGAGGAAAACCTCCAGTTATGTTTACTttggagcattttaaaaaaaacaactaagcACTTTGTAATAGACCTGCTGTAATAGAGAGTtcagtgactgcatttcagtggtcagAAAGTAAAGCCATGGCAATTGTTAGGCTTGTCTCGGGGAAAGGTGTTTGTGAAAGTAAAGCACAGACGGTAGGGAAAGGAGATTAATATCTGGAACAGAGTAGCATGCATGCTGTATTCTTACCTCTAACTCACATAAAGACATAGCGCGTGGTATTTTAGACTAGTCTTAATTAGGCTGCTGTTTTTGTGCctgcaattttacatttattaATTACAAGCCTGTGGAATGTAAGTGACAAAAAATGACCCATTTTTGGGTATGTGGCAAACCTTCATTGTGTATTTTTTTGCCTAGGGTGCTGATAACATAACAACGTACACCTTCAACACACACTGTGCTCAGCACACATTTTGTAAGACCTGCGGCGTGCAGAGCTTTTACACTCCTCGTTCTAACCCAGATGGTTACGGTAGGTAAACAGAACAGGGAAGAAACCTGGTAGATCTATGGCAACACAAATTCACCCCCCGCTGCACTTGTATAATGACCATGACGACCATCATCAGCACTCTGCCAAGAGCAGTAGCACAATAATTGTGCATCATACAGCTTGCTTCTAAAGTACTGAACATCTGAAGCTGCAACTTTCAATAGCACCTCCTTACTGTGTAAAACTTAACTGTGACCAATGGGCCACTGGCCATCTCAGGTTTCTCACCTGCTGCAGCTGGTATCGATACTATCACCatctctgagactcactgcccaTGAAGCTGAGAGAAAAGCTTTCCTTGGcttcaaagggaaagtttctctctgtatttccttttcttctcaaGGAATAGCCCCCCACTGCCTGGATGAGGGCACTGTGCGCAGCACCATCATGGAGGAGATCAATGGCAAAGAGTGGGAGAAGGCAATGAAGGAACATAAGACCATCAGGAGCATGTCAAAACCATGATACAGCCTCAGTGTACCAAAGTGCTCAGCTTGGAGCACTGCCATTGGCAGGCCATCATGCAACCTCTAGTTCAAGCTCTCCTGTGCCAAGCTGTTCAGGAAGTATatcttttttgttggttttttttaataaatctttctgtgctgttttttccctcctttcatttTACATTCAGTTGTCAGACCACACCAGTTCCATAACTTACCCAACAGCTGCGGTTTTTCCTCTTTGCCTTATTCTGACACTGCCCCTATCTGCAGCACAGTTCAAATCACATTAGTCAGAACAAGGTTCTTACATCTATTGCAAGATTCTACCATGTTGTCTTTGGCTCGTGCAGACACATCTCAGATGCATTATTATCTGGTGtgcaccagtggttctcaaccaggggtctgtgGCCTGCTGAGGGCCATGAGCCGGGTTCAGCAGGTCTaccaagcaggaccagtgttagactcactggggcccagggcagaaagcctaaGCCCTGCGaaagcctgagcaatttagcttcaCAGGACGCCTTGTGGCAcagggccccaggcagttgccctgctggCTACCCTTTAATGCTGGCCCCggattttatatgcagaaaagaagctgttgtggcacaggtgggacGTGGAGTTTTCATAGCATGCTggcagggcctcagaaagaaaaagggtgaGAACTCCTGGTTTACAAAACTGTACTACATGAAATAACATCTccttacccagggaaaaattCTGCTGTTACACTCGTCTCTCCCTTGATTTCactgaagttactctggattcagAGCTATACCAGGCTGATGCTGGCATTACAGGCTCCAGTTGAGCACATTCTTACGTACGTGTTTAACTTTCAACACAAGAGTAGTGCCACAGAATgcatatgtgcttaagtgctctgtTGAATAAGGATGGTCTGACTCATGACCTTAAAGAAAGCTGTGTGTAGGGTTGCCtagtgctggctccgcagctcccattggccaggaactgcaaccaatgggagatgcgggTGTCGGCATGAGGGCAGCACGTGGAACCTCCCTGGTTGCCTATGTGCCGAGGGGATGtagggacctggcagctgcttcctgggagccgcagTAAGCACTGCCAGGACTCAGCACcccgaaccccctgccccagcctgcagtcccctcctgcacccagactccctcctgAAGCCTATACCTTTACCCCACCAACAccataccccagccctgagcccccttctgcaccccaaacccctcatcccaagccctaccccagagcccacagctcTAGCTGAAGCCTGTGcccttctccaccccaaacctctcatcctcagccccaccccaaagcctgaaCCCTCAGCCAGTCTTCACCCAcacccgcaccccaaccccctgttccagcccagagccccttcctgcaccccaaccccctcatcctcACCCCAAAGCTTGTACCCGTAGCCAGagccttccctcccacaccccaaccccatgccccagcctggtgaaagttagggtgggggagagcaatcaatggagggaggggggatggagtgagcaggaggtgggtcagggggcagaacaggggtgTTCGgctttgtgcagttagaaagttggcaaccttagctGTGTGCTTACATACTGAGAGTACAGTTCTGCCTTAGTATCTTTTTAATAGCTATGTTTGGCAGGGTGTTGTGATTTGAGTAAGGAATTAGGAGTCAGGAATTTGAGCTCTGATCCTGGCAGTGCAACGACTTGCTCTGTATCCTTGGGCAAGCTGCTCATCTCATC
The genomic region above belongs to Chelonoidis abingdonii isolate Lonesome George chromosome 20, CheloAbing_2.0, whole genome shotgun sequence and contains:
- the CENPV gene encoding centromere protein V, which gives rise to MGKAKAGSGRKSRGRSPAAASPAAAARSLRGKESSRVGEKPAAPRERPGEPLLPPPALCLLDLGAQRERWVKFQERQSLTCEEAARLLLDTFEYRGLVKHTGGCHCGAIRFEVWASTDLHVFDCNCSICIKKQNRHFIVPASHFKLLKGADNITTYTFNTHCAQHTFCKTCGVQSFYTPRSNPDGYGIAPHCLDEGTVRSTIMEEINGKEWEKAMKEHKTIRSMSKP